The following proteins come from a genomic window of Corynebacterium crudilactis:
- a CDS encoding alpha/beta hydrolase family esterase produces MMIQGHLFHQDRKRTFRIVEPFGSTTDALIYFHGSQQSGSVGRSFTNRTFDPLPFMVVYPDGVDQHWNDARLGLDENTRHLGIDDVGFFVKLATHLGNTYGIKRIFIVGYSNGGQMVLRLMHEVPKMLSGAATIASNMPVAENTLPQVKTFKTHPVPYLAMAGTADTFSPYEGGDAGIGREHRRGVGMSAFDSAAYIAARNGLTEHRHDVIDDVVSIDTWDGENPVEFWTLNGIGHLVPSGKTYPEFLGPSTTSVIAAEEIGKFFDGVRRR; encoded by the coding sequence ATGATGATTCAGGGACATCTCTTTCATCAGGACCGAAAGCGAACGTTTCGTATTGTTGAGCCTTTTGGTTCCACCACGGATGCGCTGATCTATTTTCATGGCTCCCAGCAGTCAGGATCTGTGGGGCGCAGCTTCACCAACAGGACTTTTGATCCGTTGCCGTTCATGGTGGTTTATCCGGATGGGGTGGATCAGCATTGGAATGATGCGCGGTTGGGTTTGGATGAAAATACCCGCCATTTAGGTATTGATGATGTGGGGTTCTTTGTAAAACTCGCCACCCATTTGGGCAATACGTATGGCATCAAGAGGATCTTTATTGTTGGCTATTCCAACGGTGGGCAGATGGTGTTGCGGCTCATGCATGAGGTTCCCAAGATGCTCAGTGGCGCTGCAACCATTGCATCCAACATGCCAGTTGCTGAAAATACCTTGCCGCAGGTGAAAACCTTCAAGACACATCCGGTGCCTTATTTGGCGATGGCTGGAACTGCCGATACTTTTTCACCGTATGAGGGTGGCGATGCCGGTATTGGTCGCGAACACCGCCGTGGCGTGGGCATGTCCGCCTTTGATTCAGCTGCCTATATTGCCGCCCGAAACGGACTGACCGAACACCGCCACGACGTGATTGATGATGTGGTGTCGATCGATACCTGGGATGGAGAAAATCCCGTTGAGTTTTGGACACTCAACGGGATCGGCCACTTGGTACCAAGTGGGAAAACTTATCCAGAATTTCTAGGCCCCTCAACCACATCAGTGATAGCGGCTGAGGAGATTGGGAAGTTCTTTGATGGGGTCAGACGTCGATAA
- a CDS encoding alpha,alpha-trehalose-phosphate synthase (UDP-forming) — protein sequence MDDSNSFVVVANRLPVDMTVHPDGSYSISPSPGGLVTGLSPVLEQHRGCWVGWPGTVDVAPEPFRTDTGVLLHPVVLTASDFEGFYEGFSNATLWPLFHDLIVTPVYNTEWWYAFREVNLKFAEAVSQVAAQGATVWVQDYQLLLVPGILRQMRPDLKIGFFLHIPFPSPDLFRQLPWREEIVRGMLGADLLGFHLVQNAENFLALTQQVAGAAGSHVGQPDTLQVSGEALVREVGAHVETADGRRVSVGAFPISIDVAAFGGASKSAVFNLLKTLGQPETVFLGVDRLDYTKGILQRLLAFEELLESSALDPEKAVLLQVATPSRERIEHYRVSRSQVEEAVGRINGRFGRMGHPVVHYLHRSLSKADLQVLYSAADVMLVTPFKDGMNLVAKEFVANHRDGSGALVLSEFAGAATELTGAYLCNPFDLESIKRQMVAAVYDLENNAESAASRMKTNSEQVYTHDVNVWANSFLDCLATSGENS from the coding sequence ATGGATGATTCCAATAGTTTTGTAGTTGTTGCCAACCGTCTGCCAGTGGACATGACTGTCCACCCAGATGGTAGCTACAGCATCTCGCCTAGTCCTGGTGGCTTAGTCACTGGACTTTCCCCCGTCTTGGAACAACATCGAGGATGTTGGGTCGGATGGCCAGGAACTGTAGATGTTGCACCCGAGCCGTTTCGTACGGATACGGGTGTTTTGTTGCACCCTGTTGTACTCACCGCAAGTGATTTTGAAGGCTTTTACGAAGGCTTTTCAAACGCCACTTTGTGGCCACTTTTCCATGATCTGATTGTCACCCCGGTGTACAACACGGAATGGTGGTACGCATTCCGGGAAGTAAACCTTAAATTCGCCGAGGCAGTCAGCCAGGTTGCAGCTCAAGGCGCAACAGTGTGGGTGCAGGATTATCAGCTGCTTTTGGTGCCAGGAATTTTGCGCCAAATGCGTCCCGATCTCAAAATTGGGTTCTTCCTGCATATTCCTTTCCCCTCTCCTGATTTGTTCCGTCAGTTGCCCTGGCGCGAAGAAATTGTTCGAGGCATGCTCGGTGCAGATCTTTTGGGATTCCACTTGGTGCAGAATGCGGAGAACTTTCTCGCTCTCACCCAACAAGTGGCTGGTGCTGCTGGATCCCATGTGGGACAGCCAGACACCTTGCAGGTGAGTGGCGAAGCATTAGTGCGTGAGGTTGGCGCTCATGTGGAAACTGCTGACGGTCGCCGAGTTAGTGTCGGCGCATTCCCCATCTCGATTGATGTTGCAGCGTTTGGGGGGGCGTCGAAAAGCGCCGTTTTTAATCTTTTAAAAACCCTCGGCCAGCCTGAAACTGTATTTTTGGGCGTGGATCGATTGGACTACACCAAGGGCATTTTGCAGCGCCTTCTCGCTTTTGAGGAGCTACTGGAATCTAGTGCACTCGATCCCGAAAAAGCTGTGTTGCTTCAGGTTGCTACGCCTTCACGCGAGCGCATTGAGCACTACCGGGTTTCTCGTTCTCAGGTTGAAGAGGCAGTGGGCCGGATCAATGGCAGGTTTGGTCGTATGGGACATCCTGTTGTGCATTATCTGCACCGTTCATTGAGCAAAGCTGATCTACAGGTGCTGTACTCCGCTGCTGATGTCATGCTGGTGACTCCGTTTAAAGACGGCATGAATTTGGTTGCTAAGGAATTTGTTGCCAATCATCGCGATGGCTCTGGAGCTTTGGTGCTCTCAGAATTCGCGGGTGCGGCGACCGAATTGACTGGCGCATATTTGTGTAACCCTTTTGATCTGGAATCTATCAAACGACAAATGGTAGCGGCTGTCTACGATCTAGAAAATAATGCAGAATCAGCCGCCTCACGGATGAAAACCAACAGCGAACAGGTCTACACCCATGATGTAAATGTGTGGGCGAATAGTTTCTTGGACTGTTTGGCAACCTCGGGAGAAAACTCATGA
- the thrE gene encoding threonine/serine exporter ThrE — protein MLSFATLRGRISTVDAAKAAPPPSPLAPIDLTDHSQVAGVMNLAARVGDILLSSGTSNSDTKVQIRAVTSAYGLYYCHVDITLNTITIFTNIGVERKMPVNVFHVVGKLDTNFSKLSEVDRLIRSIQAGATPPEVAEKILDELEQSPASYGFPVALLGWATMGGAIAVLLGGGWQVSLIAFLTAFTIMSTTAFLGKKGLPTFFQNVVGGLIATIPASVAYAFALQFGLEIKPSQIIASGIVVLLAGLTLVQSLQDGITGAPVTASARFFETLLFTGGIVAGVGLGIQLSGILDIMLPPMEAAAAPNPSSIPARVIAGGIASAAFAMGCYAELSSALIAGLTAFMGSAVYYFFLFYAGPISAAAIASTAVGFTGGLLARRFLIPPLIVAIAGITPLLPGLAIYRGMYAVLNEQTLLGFSNIAVALATAASLAAGVVLGEWIARRLRRPPRFNPYRAFTKANAFSFQEAEQKRNRQKRRSKTGNKK, from the coding sequence ATGTTAAGTTTCGCCACCCTCCGGGGTCGTATTTCTACCGTTGACGCTGCAAAAGCCGCACCACCGCCATCGCCATTGGCACCGATTGACCTCACGGACCATAGTCAAGTGGCCGGTGTGATGAATTTAGCTGCACGCGTCGGCGATATTTTGCTTTCTTCCGGCACTTCAAACAGTGATACGAAAGTACAGATCAGGGCAGTAACATCAGCCTATGGTTTGTACTACTGCCATGTAGATATCACGCTCAACACCATTACGATCTTCACCAATATAGGTGTGGAAAGAAAAATGCCGGTCAACGTTTTTCATGTTGTCGGCAAATTGGATACGAACTTTTCCAAGTTGTCCGAGGTTGACCGTTTGATTCGTTCGATCCAAGCTGGCGCAACTCCTCCGGAAGTGGCCGAGAAGATTCTCGATGAATTGGAACAATCACCAGCGTCTTATGGCTTCCCTGTTGCACTTCTGGGATGGGCAACCATGGGTGGAGCCATTGCAGTGCTCCTTGGTGGTGGTTGGCAAGTATCGCTCATTGCATTTTTAACCGCGTTCACCATCATGTCTACCACAGCATTTTTAGGGAAAAAGGGTCTGCCCACATTTTTCCAAAATGTCGTGGGTGGTCTGATCGCAACCATTCCGGCATCGGTTGCTTATGCTTTTGCGCTGCAATTTGGATTAGAGATTAAACCCAGTCAGATCATCGCCTCGGGAATTGTCGTGCTGTTGGCGGGCTTGACCCTGGTGCAATCACTTCAAGATGGCATCACTGGAGCTCCGGTGACAGCTAGTGCACGGTTTTTTGAGACACTACTTTTCACCGGTGGCATTGTTGCCGGAGTCGGTTTAGGCATTCAACTCTCTGGCATCTTGGACATCATGCTCCCGCCGATGGAAGCAGCAGCAGCACCTAATCCATCGTCGATCCCTGCTCGAGTTATCGCTGGCGGTATCGCCTCCGCGGCCTTCGCAATGGGTTGTTATGCAGAGCTATCATCAGCGCTCATTGCCGGGCTTACTGCCTTTATGGGTTCTGCTGTGTATTATTTCTTCCTTTTTTACGCAGGCCCTATTTCGGCAGCAGCTATTGCTTCGACTGCAGTTGGTTTCACCGGTGGTTTGCTTGCTCGTCGATTCCTGATTCCGCCGCTCATAGTGGCGATCGCCGGCATCACTCCGCTGCTTCCCGGTTTAGCGATTTACCGCGGCATGTATGCCGTGCTCAATGAGCAAACGCTTTTGGGATTTTCCAATATTGCGGTTGCACTGGCAACTGCTGCGTCATTAGCTGCAGGCGTGGTGTTGGGTGAGTGGATTGCTCGCAGGCTACGCCGTCCGCCACGCTTCAACCCTTACCGCGCGTTCACAAAAGCCAATGCCTTTTCCTTTCAGGAAGCTGAACAGAAGCGAAATCGGCAAAAGCGACGATCCAAAACAGGTAACAAAAAGTAA
- a CDS encoding metal ABC transporter solute-binding protein, Zn/Mn family, whose amino-acid sequence MANMKRILWSLPLLPLVLAGCTATSTAEPDDSLKIVTSTQVWADIAQAVAPDATIEAIISGGDVDPHSFEPSAVDMAQVSEADIIIVGGGGYDSWLYDSLGEDDRIIHALELTDHDHEDHETHEAHEGHEDHEEHADVDNEHVWYSTEEVSEVAEDFAEKVRELDPEITVTPEVVTAKMDELHETIHALPAVKIAQTEPIADHILAHSDAVESTPAGYRATTLSEGEPTAADIAAFQDAINNGDIDVLIYNPQSASPVSTRLKELAEEKGVPVVEIYETPQNTENFLDAFTKAVDNLAAATKQV is encoded by the coding sequence ATGGCAAATATGAAAAGAATCCTCTGGTCACTTCCCCTACTCCCCTTAGTTCTTGCCGGCTGCACTGCCACCAGCACAGCAGAACCAGACGATTCTTTAAAAATAGTCACATCCACTCAAGTGTGGGCTGATATCGCTCAAGCAGTAGCCCCAGACGCCACCATTGAGGCCATCATTAGTGGCGGAGACGTAGACCCACACTCCTTTGAGCCTTCTGCGGTAGACATGGCACAAGTATCCGAAGCAGACATCATTATCGTTGGCGGCGGCGGATACGATTCCTGGCTCTATGATTCACTCGGCGAAGATGACCGCATTATTCATGCACTTGAACTCACCGATCACGATCACGAGGATCATGAAACCCACGAAGCTCACGAGGGACATGAGGATCACGAAGAGCATGCAGACGTAGACAATGAGCACGTGTGGTACTCCACCGAAGAGGTCTCAGAGGTGGCTGAAGATTTCGCAGAAAAAGTTCGCGAGCTAGATCCAGAAATCACTGTCACTCCCGAAGTTGTCACTGCGAAGATGGATGAACTCCACGAGACTATCCATGCGCTGCCGGCCGTGAAAATCGCTCAGACCGAGCCCATTGCGGATCATATTCTTGCGCACTCCGATGCGGTGGAATCTACACCAGCTGGCTACCGCGCAACCACGTTGAGTGAGGGCGAGCCAACGGCAGCAGATATTGCAGCATTCCAAGATGCCATCAACAATGGCGATATTGATGTTTTGATCTATAACCCGCAGTCCGCATCGCCGGTATCCACACGACTGAAAGAATTAGCGGAAGAAAAAGGCGTGCCGGTTGTTGAGATCTATGAGACCCCTCAAAACACCGAGAATTTCCTCGATGCCTTCACTAAAGCTGTAGATAATCTCGCAGCTGCAACTAAGCAGGTTTAG
- a CDS encoding metal ABC transporter ATP-binding protein: MLLTFTDAAVDPLWKGLNLELRQGEFLAVLGPNGVGKSTLIGTVLGTRKLTQGTVKTDARVGYIPQQRIFDVPLRARDLVSLSAAHGVTSNRKPKKGDVDKLLARVGATGIANRRVGELSGGQQQLVRQAQALAAKPQLLLADEPLLSLDPGIAQRTVSLFGELKAEGVGVVVVTHDINPLMGLVDRILYLAPNGHTIGTVDDVMQSEKLSELYNAPVTVARINDRIVVV, encoded by the coding sequence ATGTTGTTGACATTCACTGATGCTGCAGTGGACCCCCTCTGGAAGGGCTTGAATTTAGAGCTTAGGCAGGGGGAATTCCTTGCGGTGCTAGGCCCTAATGGTGTGGGTAAATCCACGCTCATCGGTACAGTTTTGGGCACCCGAAAACTCACCCAGGGCACAGTGAAAACTGATGCTCGCGTGGGCTATATTCCGCAGCAACGCATCTTTGATGTGCCTTTGCGTGCGCGTGATTTAGTCTCACTTTCTGCAGCTCACGGCGTTACCTCCAACAGGAAACCGAAGAAGGGGGACGTCGATAAGCTGCTTGCTCGCGTGGGCGCAACCGGTATTGCGAATCGGCGCGTCGGTGAGCTTTCCGGTGGGCAGCAGCAGCTTGTCCGCCAGGCGCAGGCGCTTGCAGCGAAGCCACAACTATTGCTTGCCGACGAACCCCTCCTCAGTTTGGATCCCGGTATCGCACAGCGCACCGTATCATTGTTTGGTGAGCTCAAAGCTGAAGGCGTCGGTGTCGTTGTGGTTACTCACGACATCAATCCGCTGATGGGCCTAGTTGATCGCATTTTGTACCTTGCACCAAATGGACACACGATTGGCACCGTCGACGATGTGATGCAATCAGAAAAACTGAGCGAACTCTACAATGCGCCAGTAACAGTTGCGCGCATCAACGACAGAATTGTGGTGGTTTAA
- a CDS encoding metal ABC transporter permease → MDFSTWISDTQYLLSVDFVQHALIAAAVLGLLSGVIAPLIVIRQQSFAVHGTAELALMGAAAALLFGLNVGGGAVIGSVVAAIVLALLGMKQQDSAVGAVMSFGLGLSVLFIHLYPGRSSTAFSLLTGQIVGVSSASLWILIAVAVIVVGAVLIFWRPLLFASADPIMAQASGVNVRLIAVAFAVLVGLTTSQSVQIVGALLVMALLITPGAAAVAVTAHPIKAVVLAVIFAEVSAVGGLLLSLAPGLPVSVFVTTISFVIYLVCRVIGWAKGRDAQRDEDAFRRRLHDQHHH, encoded by the coding sequence ATGGATTTCTCCACTTGGATTTCCGATACCCAATACCTCCTCAGCGTTGATTTTGTACAACATGCTCTCATCGCTGCTGCTGTTCTTGGCCTACTCTCTGGAGTCATCGCGCCCCTTATTGTGATTCGTCAGCAATCTTTCGCCGTCCATGGCACTGCGGAATTGGCACTGATGGGCGCCGCCGCAGCGTTACTATTTGGGCTCAACGTGGGTGGCGGTGCTGTGATTGGCTCCGTGGTTGCCGCAATCGTACTAGCGCTGTTGGGTATGAAACAACAAGATTCCGCCGTGGGTGCCGTGATGAGTTTCGGCCTCGGACTTTCCGTATTGTTCATTCATCTCTACCCCGGTCGAAGCTCCACAGCTTTTTCCCTGCTCACAGGACAAATCGTGGGAGTATCTTCAGCCTCTTTGTGGATCTTGATTGCCGTCGCAGTGATTGTGGTGGGTGCCGTGCTGATCTTTTGGCGCCCCCTGCTTTTCGCCAGCGCAGATCCCATCATGGCACAAGCCTCCGGTGTAAATGTCCGCCTCATTGCAGTCGCATTCGCAGTTCTCGTTGGCTTGACCACCTCCCAGTCCGTACAAATCGTGGGAGCCTTGCTGGTCATGGCCTTGCTAATTACTCCCGGCGCGGCTGCAGTCGCGGTGACAGCCCATCCGATTAAAGCTGTGGTGTTGGCAGTTATTTTCGCTGAAGTCTCAGCTGTGGGCGGGCTATTGCTCTCATTGGCGCCTGGTTTGCCAGTGAGTGTTTTTGTCACCACTATTTCTTTTGTGATTTACCTGGTGTGTCGCGTGATCGGTTGGGCAAAGGGCCGCGATGCGCAGCGCGACGAAGACGCTTTCCGACGCCGTCTCCACGATCAGCATCACCACTAA
- the otsB gene encoding trehalose-phosphatase, which produces MTLTIEEIAQTRNFLLVSDFDGTIAGFSKDPYSVPINQKSLKAVKDLSQQAATDVVILSGRHLEGLKQVLDLGQYRITMVGSHGSEDSSRPRTLSQDEETRLARIEADLEKIVEDIDGAFVEIKPFHRVLHFIRVSDKATIQGILAQAAELDTSGLKVTNGKNIVEYSISSTTKGSWLKDFVSRTDPTGVIFIGDDTTDEHGFEALADNPRALTIKVGSGDTAAKSRVDSVDDVGILLEKLAYHRMQYVENARLGH; this is translated from the coding sequence ATGACTTTGACAATTGAGGAAATCGCACAGACCAGAAACTTCCTGCTCGTGTCTGATTTTGATGGCACTATCGCAGGATTTAGCAAAGATCCTTATAGCGTTCCCATCAACCAGAAATCCCTCAAAGCCGTGAAGGATCTCTCTCAGCAAGCTGCCACAGACGTTGTCATTTTGTCGGGTCGCCATTTGGAAGGCTTAAAGCAGGTCCTTGATCTTGGCCAGTATCGCATCACCATGGTCGGCTCCCATGGCTCGGAAGATTCTTCCCGTCCCCGTACTCTCTCGCAAGATGAGGAGACACGCCTGGCAAGAATCGAAGCCGATCTAGAAAAGATCGTTGAGGATATCGATGGAGCCTTCGTAGAAATCAAACCCTTCCACCGGGTACTGCACTTCATTCGGGTGTCAGACAAAGCCACAATCCAAGGAATCCTTGCCCAAGCTGCTGAATTGGATACCTCAGGGCTTAAAGTAACCAATGGTAAAAATATCGTGGAGTACTCCATTAGCTCCACCACCAAGGGTTCTTGGCTGAAAGATTTTGTCAGCCGCACAGATCCAACCGGTGTCATTTTCATCGGTGATGACACCACGGATGAGCATGGCTTTGAAGCTTTAGCTGATAACCCTCGAGCTCTAACCATCAAGGTGGGTTCCGGAGACACCGCTGCTAAATCACGAGTGGACAGCGTGGATGATGTCGGAATTTTGTTGGAGAAGCTGGCGTATCACCGCATGCAGTATGTGGAAAATGCTCGCTTAGGCCACTAA
- a CDS encoding diaminopimelate dehydrogenase, whose amino-acid sequence MTNIRVAIVGYGNLGRSVEKLIAKQPDMDLVGIFSRRATLDTKTPVFDVADVDKHADDVDVLFLCMGSATDIPEQAPKFAQFACTVDTYDNHRDIPRHRQVMNEAATAAGNVALVSTGWDPGMFSINRVYAAAVLAEHQQHTFWGPGLSQGHSDALRRIPGVQKAVQYTLPSEEALEKARRGEAGDLTGKQTHKRQCFVVADSADHERIENDIRTMPDYFVGYEVEVNFIDEATFDSEHTGMPHGGHVITTADTGGYNHTVEYILKLDRNPDFTASSQIAFGRAAHRMKQQGQSGAFTVLEVAPYLLSPENLDDLIARDV is encoded by the coding sequence ATGACCAACATCCGCGTAGCTATCGTGGGCTACGGAAACCTGGGACGCAGCGTCGAAAAGCTTATTGCCAAGCAGCCCGACATGGACCTTGTAGGAATCTTCTCGCGCCGGGCCACCCTCGACACAAAGACGCCAGTCTTTGATGTCGCCGACGTGGACAAGCACGCCGACGACGTGGACGTGCTGTTCCTGTGCATGGGCTCCGCCACCGACATCCCTGAGCAGGCACCAAAGTTCGCGCAGTTCGCCTGCACCGTAGACACCTACGACAACCACCGCGACATCCCACGCCACCGCCAGGTCATGAACGAAGCCGCCACCGCAGCCGGCAACGTCGCACTGGTCTCTACCGGCTGGGATCCAGGAATGTTCTCCATCAACCGCGTCTACGCTGCGGCAGTCTTAGCCGAGCACCAGCAGCACACCTTCTGGGGCCCAGGTTTGTCACAGGGCCACTCCGATGCTTTGCGACGCATCCCTGGCGTTCAAAAGGCCGTCCAGTACACCCTCCCATCCGAAGAAGCCCTGGAAAAGGCCCGCCGTGGCGAAGCCGGCGACCTCACCGGAAAGCAAACCCACAAGCGCCAATGCTTCGTGGTTGCCGACTCCGCCGACCACGAGCGCATCGAAAACGACATCCGCACCATGCCTGACTACTTCGTTGGCTACGAAGTCGAAGTCAACTTCATCGACGAAGCAACCTTCGACTCCGAGCACACCGGCATGCCACACGGCGGACACGTAATCACCACCGCAGACACCGGTGGATACAACCACACCGTGGAATACATCCTGAAGCTGGACCGCAACCCAGATTTCACCGCTTCCTCACAGATCGCCTTCGGTCGCGCAGCTCACCGCATGAAGCAGCAAGGTCAAAGCGGTGCCTTCACCGTCCTCGAAGTTGCTCCATACCTGCTCTCCCCGGAGAACCTGGATGATTTGATCGCACGAGACGTTTAG
- a CDS encoding Cof-type HAD-IIB family hydrolase yields MGKLLFVDIGGTLLDYSNEVPRSAVDAIRKARAKGHRVYLSSGRSSAEVTSQLWDIGVDGLIGANGGYVESAQESVFHRRLSGEETRHIVEWLYNRGLEFYLESNNGLYASRGFREASKPVLSRLSEKTDVTVDSMYPDMFWGASLDRDDVNKISYIFNSQEDLDAAREAFPNLEHTTWGGQTGALFGTIGVSVNKKIGVDRLLKYLNADRANTIAFGDSDEDLSLFEASAYGVAMGEATESLKAAADLVTDAVGQDGLRNAFLKLELIDV; encoded by the coding sequence ATGGGAAAGTTACTTTTCGTAGACATCGGTGGCACACTGCTGGATTACTCAAATGAAGTTCCGCGTTCGGCCGTTGACGCGATCCGTAAGGCACGCGCCAAAGGACACCGCGTGTACTTGAGCTCTGGTCGAAGCAGCGCTGAGGTGACTTCTCAGTTGTGGGATATCGGAGTGGATGGCCTCATTGGCGCAAATGGTGGATATGTGGAAAGCGCACAGGAGTCTGTGTTCCACCGCCGTTTGTCGGGTGAGGAGACCCGCCACATTGTGGAGTGGCTCTACAACCGTGGTTTGGAGTTTTATCTCGAGTCCAACAACGGTTTGTATGCAAGCCGTGGTTTCCGTGAGGCTTCTAAGCCAGTGCTGTCTCGCCTTTCGGAGAAGACCGACGTGACAGTCGATAGCATGTACCCGGATATGTTCTGGGGCGCGAGCCTTGATCGTGACGATGTGAACAAGATCAGTTACATCTTCAATTCTCAGGAAGATTTGGACGCAGCGCGTGAGGCGTTCCCTAACCTGGAGCACACCACGTGGGGTGGTCAGACTGGTGCGTTGTTCGGCACGATCGGTGTGTCTGTCAACAAGAAGATCGGCGTGGATCGCCTGCTGAAGTACCTGAACGCAGATCGCGCAAACACCATTGCGTTCGGCGACAGCGATGAGGATCTCTCCCTATTTGAGGCGAGCGCTTACGGCGTCGCGATGGGCGAGGCCACCGAATCGCTCAAGGCCGCTGCTGACCTGGTCACGGATGCGGTTGGGCAGGACGGCTTGCGCAATGCGTTTTTAAAGCTTGAGCTTATCGACGTCTGA
- a CDS encoding LacI family DNA-binding transcriptional regulator — protein sequence MMGRKQQYGTLASIAAKLGVSRTTVSNAYNRPEQLSAELRQRILDTAEGMGYLGPDPVARSLRTRRAGAIGVLLTEDLTYAFEDMASVDFLAGVAQAAGETQLTLIPASPESSVDHVSAQQLVNNAAVDGVVIYSVAKGDPHIDAIRARGLPAVIADQPADEEGMPFIGPNDRSAIGAAAQALVNAGHRNIGVLSIRLDRERNDGHVTRERLENAQYQVQRARVIGALEVFADAGIGIETVPIMECWINNRTHNFDVAKQLLEAHPDLTAVLCTTDSLAFGVLEYLKTVGKSVPADLSLTGYDGTHMALARDLTTVIQPNKLKGFKAGELLLKMIENEQVEPKVELETSFHPGSTIGQV from the coding sequence ATTATGGGTAGGAAACAACAATACGGAACCCTTGCATCAATTGCAGCAAAATTGGGTGTCTCAAGGACCACAGTGTCCAACGCCTACAATCGGCCAGAGCAGCTCTCTGCAGAACTCCGGCAACGCATCCTCGATACCGCTGAGGGCATGGGATATTTAGGCCCTGATCCAGTAGCTCGGAGTTTGCGTACCCGCAGAGCGGGAGCCATAGGAGTATTACTCACCGAGGATCTCACCTATGCCTTCGAGGATATGGCATCCGTTGACTTCCTTGCAGGAGTCGCCCAAGCGGCAGGAGAGACTCAATTAACATTGATTCCGGCCTCGCCAGAAAGCAGCGTGGATCATGTCTCTGCGCAGCAACTAGTGAACAACGCAGCCGTGGACGGAGTGGTTATTTATTCCGTGGCCAAAGGTGATCCACATATTGATGCCATTCGTGCTCGCGGACTTCCTGCTGTTATCGCAGACCAACCAGCAGACGAAGAGGGCATGCCCTTTATTGGCCCAAATGATCGCAGTGCCATAGGGGCTGCTGCCCAAGCGCTTGTTAATGCTGGACACCGCAACATTGGTGTGCTGTCTATTCGTCTTGACCGCGAAAGAAACGATGGGCATGTCACCCGTGAACGTCTAGAAAATGCACAGTATCAAGTACAACGTGCCCGCGTCATAGGTGCCTTAGAAGTGTTTGCCGATGCGGGGATCGGTATTGAAACTGTGCCGATCATGGAATGTTGGATCAACAACCGCACTCATAACTTTGACGTAGCCAAGCAGCTGCTGGAAGCTCACCCAGATTTAACTGCCGTGTTGTGCACGACGGACTCTCTTGCCTTTGGCGTGCTGGAGTATTTAAAAACTGTGGGTAAGTCTGTGCCAGCTGATTTATCTCTCACCGGATATGACGGCACACACATGGCTTTGGCAAGAGACCTCACCACTGTGATTCAGCCAAACAAACTTAAAGGCTTTAAAGCCGGTGAGCTCTTGCTGAAAATGATTGAAAATGAACAAGTGGAGCCAAAAGTGGAATTGGAAACATCCTTCCACCCAGGCTCCACGATCGGTCAGGTTTAG